acgtttgcttgcgcaaattcATCTGGGACTGTTTTTTATCACCGATTTACCCTTCCGGAGTTTGCGTATGctatgccagagcgcgtacaTGTGTAACAAGcaggatgatgagctcgtgcacaaaaactgatcgtttcgtgtctcaggacatcaatgtatcgtcacgagccgcagggtgtaattttgatttgtctgtgcatgtttttttgttatttttaaaggtCTGttacccatccactgccattatatgactgtcagactgcactggtttttgttaaaaatctttgtttgtgttctgctgaagaaacaaagtcacctacatcttggatgccctggggttaagcagataaacatcaaattttcatttttgggtgaactatccctttaatagagacagatcagtagcagtatttgtatcaatgaGACTGGTCTTCATTAACAATTGGCTACTTGGTAAAAGATGCCATtaagccacatattttaaatgcacaatctttatgttgttttacaTTCCATTTACAATTTTAATTTGGAGATTTAATGTGAAATTGTTTATTGTCAAATTGTTACTTTTTCAATTGATTGCCAGcactagtctaaatgttttgatgtctgttgatttgtgccattaaactgctgttaacttacatttttcacctcagacctgattactttgaaagaggagagtcaagaactcaatgaaacagaagagaaagatcaaaatgagaaacatgatttcaaaactgaagaaaaatcaattagttgctcacagaataaaaagacttcatcactagaaaaaaataaaacacaaagtaAAAATCTTtattctaacatgagaattcatactggagagagaccttacagctgccgAAATGGAGATTTTAAGGCTCACATGAAAATACACATTGAaaagaagccttttacctgctctcagtgtgaaaagagttttatATGGAAAAAAAACCTAACtatccacatgagagttcacactggagagaagcctttcatctgcaaactttGTGGGAAAagttttacacagaaacattaccttactgtccacatgagaactcacactggagagaagcctttcagcTGCAAActttgtgggaagagtttcacatgtaATGCAAAACTTAAGATTCACATGAGAAGTCACTCTGAAGAGAATCAATTccaatgtgatcaatgtggaaagagttttactctgaGATGTCATCTTAATATCCACATGAGaaatcatactggagagaaaccttactcctgcaaacagtgtgggaagagtttctcacgaaaagaagttcttaagactcacatgaaaattcacaatggagagaaaccttttacctgccctcagtgtggaaagagtttcacatataaagcaagtcttaagattcacttgagcattcacatCGGAGAGAAATCTTTTACCTGTGAACAGTGTAGAAAGAGTTTCACGCGTAAAGGAAACCTTAaggttcacatgagagttcacactggagagaaaccgtacaagtgtctgcagtgtgagaagagtttcacacatCCAAGCAGCCTGAAacgtcatttgcaaactcattctggaaagaaactgctgttttcttcaatgcaagaagaggtttagaaaaaggAGCAATTTCTACAATCATCTGCACATTCATTTTGAAAGACATTCAATTGAAGTCAAAGtactaaaacaatgtttttcatcAGACTTACAGATACATGTGAACAATCATGCAAATGTAAGACTTTGTCTGTGTTCTTTGTTCAAGAGTGTACTGAGAAAAAAGCTGTTTGAAATCAAGTCTATGTTCACACTGGAGCTGAATGTGGGCTACATCTGATCACCTTTATGCATCCTTCATCTCTTTTTGTTTCACCATAAGGCTTTTTTGGTTTTGTACTCCTGTGGCCATACATGACCATCTGCTTTAATGTAGTTTCAAATATTGAGTGATTACAGTCGATTCCCTCAAATTGTGATTATAAAGAGTGTCACTCAATCCATGAGTTGATttctctgaatcaaaatattagtCAAACTTCCACCTTGCTGGGAAAGGCAACAATGTAACTGGAAGATTATAAAtaaattgaccttatgcacgaaatacttccttgtttagtaaAGCCAGCTAAGTcgtttccggtcaactgtactgtgccgtaatatgagcgtactttgttcgttttctctacataatccactcacaatcgaagaaaagtgttgtttgtctaagaggaccaaatgtccatgtatactgtttcaagaatgacaactggcagtttaaaaaaatttgcgagtaaatcggctaaatatacGCCAGTCattgattgacagtaataaccggaccaaacaaatgacaagttgatgtcaaaaaaagagcttaaatgagtCAGAcaaaattcagagtaacaaaactacagcagtaacaagtatgtgttggttaaatataggctatatttaatagattttacagttcaagataaaacttaaaactagttattaaattttataaaatatttcaaattcctatcgattcatattgagtgcattatttaattattataccataaatacTTAACATATTTGTAGTttactatatattagtatttaaataattcacccttataggctgtttgtgtgtgagcttaatgactttctgcacttgctatactatatacttaagggtGGTAAAAGtactataatttattaatttatataaaacacagtggaccaacaccagcagctgacatggcaccccagaccatcactgactgtggctacttgacactggacttcaggcattttggcatttccctctccccagtcttcctccagactctggcaccttgatttccgaatgacatgcaaaatttgctttcatccaaaaaaagtactttggaccactgtgttttatcaagggcagggtcaatgcagctagctatcaggagattttggagcacgtcatgcttccatctgctgaaagctttatggagatgaagatttcatttttcagcacgacctggcacctgctcacagtgccaaaaccactggtaaatggtttactgaccatggtattactgtgctcaattggcctgccaactctcctgacctgaaccccatagagaatctgtgggatattgtgaagagaaagttgagagacgcaagacccaacactctggatgagcttaaggctgctatcgaagcatcctgggcctatatgtatttgtgtatatatattataaattttgaaacattaaacccaatatttgcttctaatattaaaaccatttatttctagcactttggctaattatgcaaaagtaagaaaattacttattttgcacagaagcaaaccttgaaatgtgagcaATCATATTTGtttactgcatgctgtctacatttgttcatttttagctatttggtaagcaaataaaacagccagtggacACTAAGCCTAAATCTAAATTAATTTGGATATAATTGAAAACggcctttttgttttaaaattttctccATCCACACTAGAGTTTTCAAACATTTGAAAGTGAGGTCATGGAGGGGGCATGCAAACAAAATACTGTGCTTTGGCATTTGTTTACTGAACCCCAACTTTTGAAAGTAACATCAAATCTAAGCAAGTACTTCTGACAAGCCAAATTCTACTTTTactataaaaactaaaatggcaGTAAATGGTAAATTACATCAAGTTACTAATTTTTGCAGTCAAAACTGACTGGATCCACATCAGCAGCGTACGTATGATTGAATGCCCACAGAGTGTGTTTAGCAAATCATGCTGCTGTTCATGGTGTCTTTAAAGTAGATTTGTtgcacttaaaggttgtatcagcgatttctagcctaaaacataaagtgtcaaattcagctgagctttcatcatgatccgctcgctgcctgccccataaattgtctgtgaaaaaaccgcgtctctctggtcagcctagggtccgaaatatgccaaaaaacaatcggcgctatcaactattccacagataaacaaaccgtgttccaaccaatcagcgtcagggggttggtgttgtggactttcctactggtgcagggatgtgagggaggcggagcgaaaggccacaacaccaaacccctgacgctgattggttggaacaagtttgtttttgctgtggaaaggttggtagtgccgattgtttttttggcatatctcggaccctaggctgaccagagagacgcgtttttttcacagacaatttatggggcaggcagcgagcggatcatgaagaaagctcagctgaatttgacactttatgtttcaggctagaaatcgctgatacaacctttaatagcatgaagaacaaatgttgacacagactgtacatagagactgatttaagaaactctctGAGAGTTAAGTCCTCTGCTCCCTGGAGCTTCGTGAGGCAATACCAGGTGTATTAGGCCTTTCCTAACTGGTCTCCCTGATGACCGGCTCTGTGCTCATTATAGGgtcaatagccgcttttccactgtcgggccagtgcgagccagtgctaagagcgtgccgggcggggccaatggcctcgagtcgcaagcaccaagaccaaaagtaagctgcgtttccactatcgagccagtagcctcgctgcgcaaacctaaagcccgccctttacacacctctttgaatcaaacgtcacgaaacctctcccctttcagcggggagattgaaagtaagtcaccgtagtgtgattatcgaaggaagagagccgaagcggctgtttgctcctttcggtgttttcttggtggatgATGAGGCAGCGAAAACAAGACGCAAAGACGGAGGCTCAGCAGCGTTTAAGGCGAAAGCTTatattagctgcaaggcgaaaaagaacaataaagcgacgtggaagccggatacagcgaatgcagaaacgtctaatgttggtgatgtctgttctgatgcaagaagtgctctgcaacagttgtttatgcagcagcaatatttgtaatatattacattaataaatcacttgaaaagaagctttgtttttatgaccgACACACAAGTCTTTCGTCTAACTTTGTATTACATTAAACTAAATGTAGCAtattatctacacactactgcGAAAAGTAGTAGTATAATTTTGTATgcttttatttaggtacagatacaggtacagtgtatgttaacaatttatcaaggtgtgttggtgagtttctgtggggttttttgggcgatgtaaataaacttatacatcagatcttatttgcatttttccaaatttaaatACGAGTAGATACTAATCAGACaggcatttaaatgttttcatcacaaatctgtaacaacagttaatagtgtaacgattactgaataggacctggtttacacaggacacaaaaggtgccccatcagataaccatttaagtaatgtgcccatcaaaacggcatttccatataatatctgcctaatgtaagtgtcttctctgggcaccgctttgtccattgtgcgtttttatggctttgtactgcgccgtgcgcccgcaatttcttcaacttgtctcgaacttGCATGTGGTGCGCTGGATATTGCGAGTCcagcaacgatgtattttatcacgtctttgtttctgcagacgccgtcaaactggcgttgtataATGTCATCGGCCCAAATACATAGAAGAGCCCTGTAttagtaatacagcgaaatgcgcataccgcagacacactccgcctttcactttgaccacgcctcaagccccggctggcccgctttggcccaaggttttcgtcgggccgaaaaatccgggccattggccctgaggaagcaccgacgaggcacgatcaggccccggaagtgacagtggaaacgcgactggctctggcacgcactagcacgcccgcttttggcccgacagtggaaacacgGCTAATTATGAACATGCTGCTCCCTGGAGCTCCTATTGTACCCTGAAGGTGGTGCCATGTATCAGGAAGATAATGCACCAATACACACAGCAAGTCTGGTGAAAGAGTGGTTTGATAAACatgaatgttttaatattttccatCGTTTCGACCTCAAGAATCAACCAAAGCACATTCATATAATCCCAAGAAAGGAAAttccatttaaataaaaatttatcaTCTCACCTACAGGATTGAGTACATGGTCAGTTGCTCTGAGAATTCTTGGCAATGTCCTCAACTGCTCATTCAGGTCCGGTCTTTTAGCTCGGTCAGAATAATTTCCAGTTTCCAGATaataaaaaaagtcttattttaaGAGAGGTTCACTGTTCTGCAAGAGGAATGGCTCCAAATTCCTACTACTATGCAGGACTTGTATTTGACATTCACTTTGGAACTCAAAgttgtttattattaattattacacggctctttggaatgcttgattctgattggtcagttgagacatttgcaggttcgttcttttcaaataatcaccgctccaaagtaataacgcatagctggtactacttgtatgtttaaaatccctccgtgccaacaaagattaccgtttggcgccatcttgtgacaaacactggacaaccacaattaacaatggaaaatttggacattaatctatttaaattgtcttactaacgtacatagtttgaatgttagtcacgtggtactatatcgtttcgcggaaggataaaaatgttaatttaaaacaaatatgccaataaaaggtttcaaattcatattcatgtccagtttttttccttatgtggcaagtagccgtgtaataagcgggtcctgatcacactgtcggggcttatttctgcgataactaccggctgcctgtacattatcccttacgtgAATAATGATCTAAATACTTACTTTGAGTGGCTGGAAGGTgagcaataaaatgaaaatgatgaaaatctgtcatttttattctttAGTTCATCATCATCAAAAGCAAGGGAGATGGCATAGTCCCAGTTTCTGAATTGCTGAAACCATGTTGGCTGCATTGTCTGTCACCATGGCAGCACCTGAATCAGTAAGCCCCAGTCCGATATCAGCTCTAACAAAACCTCTTTGATGTTGTCAGCTGTATATGATTTGGGAAACTTCGATACTCCCAGCTCAGTGTTGCTATCAGTGTAGTGGCATGTGACCCCCAGATAGGACTCCATAGTGAGGGAGGTCCACATATCAGCTGCGAGGCAGACAGATGGGGTGTTCTTTACTTGTGCCATAGCCtttttcttctcttctcagtATTTGTGTCTGACCATTATCTTCATAGTTTTTCATCATGTTGTTAAGAGTGTCATCATGCTCCTTCTTTCTTGCTAATAATACACAGTACAATTCATTATTGGCAGAGTAATTCAAAGTAACCCCTTCAAAATCAGCCCATGGTGTGTTTAAATAGGTAACATAAAATGTTATCTTTTTATAAACGTGCATTGGCAATAAAAAGTCTGCACACCCCTTGGAGTTCAGATGATTACAATATATTGTAGATGTAGACACAATTCAGTAGTGTTTGTTTATAGTTAGCTTTTAATTCATAGTCTATATGTATACCATAAGTATAATATAACAATCTAACCAGCTAATGGTTACTAAAATACATAGGTGCGCAAAGGACCCAAATTTCATAAACACAGGTTATTTTACACAAAAAGGTGGATACAATATGTATACAGGTCAGTGTAAAAGACATGAATATGACAAACATGGAATGGGTTGACTTCTTCATAAAGGCTAAACAATGGTTGTTCTAGCAAATGGCTTTGAAACTTTGGCTACGCTTTTAGTGATTTCTTTATACAATTATATTCAGTGTTATTATATTCCACCACATAAATAATTGGAAGAGAATATGAAAACTTCAAAAGGGTAACTTTTCttgcatttttattagtttatcactaacttatttttttttttttcagttatttgtgGATAGTATACAGTCTTTATtgctcaaaagaaaaattaattattAGAATTCATTTTACCTTCTCCAGTTGGTGCAGAATGGGGCTCTGTTGTAGGAGTCTCATTGGCCAGAGCATTGGAGCGCAGATGGCGAGGCATTGATGATgtgtaattgtaataatataaagtTTGATCACATATTAAGCATGACCCTTTATTAGGAGTGTCCAGACTGAAGTGTTCCCACACTTGAGAACGGGGTCTCTTGCGTGCATTTTCCATATTGATATTAAACAAACAATGTGAGCTGAGGACGGCGTTCACAGGGACGGTGTTTACAAGAAGCAAACAAGTTTGTAGTTGAGGAAGGACTTTTATTCTTTTTGGGACAGTGGTTGAGCCTGCAAGGTGCTTTAATTTACATTAATACAACAGACATTAGTAAAAAAACATAGGCATGACAATTATGGATATAATTATAACATTGGAATAAATGGACAGCGGGTATGGGACAGTGCAATAATCGCGCTCTGAGTTTGCGCTCTGAGGTAACAAAGCTTAATTTCCACAGGTCACGTGACGGCCTCATTTCAAGCAATGCTCCGGAACACTGTTTCGAAGCACTAGCGTGTCGAAAACTCGACCAGTGTGTCGAAAACTGGGTGTCGAGCGACCCGACTTCCCGTTTACTTGCACTGCATTTATTGATGTCTTTTGTTAGGAGCGTCTGAATTTGTCGAATAAACTACATTGTGATTGAAACTTACCTTGCCTTGCATCTCCAGTTTGTGACAATTGTATTCTTTacgatatattttttaaatgctctACCTGTTAAAGTGTTTTACTTGCCTCAGTCAGCCAGTTTGATAAATGCTATGAAAAGATCAGACTGCAGAGGCTGTGATGGGGCCTGCAAAAAAATGCCATAAAGTTTACAGTGATGTTGGAAAAAAATTTAGTCGTGCAGAATCTTGTGAAGTTAAGAAGACCATTGTGTAGGGACATTCAGTTGAATATTTCATTCAAGTTTGTATATGAGGTGACCAATCATATGTATGCAGAAAACACTGACTCATTTAAAAGAAAATGCATAATGGTAAAATTACAGGACAGTATATTTGTCGTACCTCTCCCAAATAATGTATAAAGGGTGTGAATGGTGTATACAGTAGAGCCGAACTGGGTAGGAATAACTGAATCTAGTTTTACCATCTGAAACATGCTCTTCATTagaataaagaatttaaaatgtGCTTTAAGTTAAATGCTTTCTTGTGCTATACAGAAATGTTAGACAAATCCTTTGCATACTGTAAGTGTATTTTAGATACTCAGTGTAATCAAATGTATATTTTTGCACTTTTAAAAAGTATACTTTTCAGAATTTAAGTATGAAAAAAGTACTCTTTCAATACAATTAAGTACACTTCTTTTTTCACAAGGGAAATTATGcgatatttcaaacttttaacccatGGGAGAAAATTCCcaattccataaaaaaaaaagccaacCCTACATACAAGACGAGCAtagctttaaaggtgccatagaatgcatttatacaatattttaaattgttctctgatatctacatagaaagtATATGGCataggtccatttacaaccctaggatttgtccctagaatgaaatgctctgttattgccttatttggaagcttcatgaatattaatgagctctgctctgattggatgtttcacagagctgctcttCTCTATAGCTCGcgcatggataaaaatatatatttaattacggagctctagccgcttttaatatgcggtttgttgaatctgccgttttgaatcgccgacatttaagtctcattactgtgatgcatgtgctctgtgtaaagttacaatgcagagggagtgcttcttaccacacaagttcagatgcttgtcagtgattctccagatcggtaaatcattcgccatcatcaggcagttatttctccatcattcaccatcatcagcgcagtcatctctctctTTATGTGgcaagtgaaatcctatgtattgcaatgtaacaagcta
Above is a genomic segment from Garra rufa unplaced genomic scaffold, GarRuf1.0 hap1_unplaced_527, whole genome shotgun sequence containing:
- the LOC141317234 gene encoding uncharacterized protein — its product is MRIHTGERPYSCRNGDFKAHMKIHIEKKPFTCSQCEKSFIWKKNLTIHMRVHTGEKPFICKLCGKSFTQKHYLTVHMRTHTGEKPFSCKLCGKSFTCNAKLKIHMRSHSEENQFQCDQCGKSFTLRCHLNIHMRNHTGEKPYSCKQCGKSFSRKEVLKTHMKIHNGEKPFTCPQCGKSFTYKASLKIHLSIHIGEKSFTCEQCRKSFTRKGNLKVHMRVHTGEKPYKCLQCEKSFTHPSSLKRHLQTHSGKKLLFSSMQEEV